One window of the Halobacillus litoralis genome contains the following:
- a CDS encoding GNAT family N-acetyltransferase, with amino-acid sequence MRIQIRRERINDCHQTESVIKRAFANAEMTDHKEHELVARLRCSEAFVPELSLVAENNGDELIGHVLLTKVTIGIGHKTESLALAPVSVLPQYQKQGIGKILIDKAIEKAGELGYTSVIVLGHPEYYHKFGFKQASSFEIQPPFEAPPEAFMALEIYEGSLHNVSGIVKYPPEFM; translated from the coding sequence ATGAGGATACAAATCAGACGAGAAAGAATAAACGACTGCCATCAGACAGAATCAGTCATCAAGAGAGCTTTTGCAAATGCTGAAATGACCGATCATAAGGAACATGAGTTGGTGGCAAGGTTAAGATGTTCGGAAGCTTTTGTTCCCGAGCTTTCGTTAGTTGCTGAAAACAATGGTGATGAATTGATCGGACATGTCCTATTGACGAAAGTGACTATTGGCATAGGACATAAAACGGAATCTCTAGCCCTTGCGCCTGTTTCTGTTCTTCCTCAATACCAGAAGCAGGGAATCGGTAAGATCCTTATCGACAAAGCGATAGAAAAGGCGGGGGAGCTCGGCTATACTTCTGTCATCGTGCTTGGACACCCTGAATATTATCATAAGTTCGGTTTCAAGCAAGCTTCTAGTTTCGAAATACAGCCCCCATTTGAAGCACCACCAGAAGCTTTTATGGCCCTAGAGATTTATGAAGGTTCCCTGCATAATGTTTCGGGAATAGTCAAGTACCCACCCGAATTCATGTAG
- a CDS encoding ribose-phosphate diphosphokinase — protein MASQSEMKLFTLNSHEPLAQEISDILDVPLGESSVVRFSDGEIQINIEESVRGDDIYVVQSTSQPVNEHVMELLIMVDALKRASPKTINVVIPYYGYARQDRKARSREPITAKLIANLLEKAGAARVITLDLHAPQIQGFFDIPVDQLMGIPILGQHYKEKNMENLVVVAPDTSGLTRVRKMANILNVPIAFIDKRRPEPNVPEVKNVVGSVKGKNVIIVDDMIDTAETVTQAADILKENGVNDIYACGTHAVLSDPAINKIDRSPIKELVITNSIFQPENKQLDKITTLSVAPLLADALVRVQNEHSVSELFD, from the coding sequence ATGGCTTCCCAATCAGAAATGAAACTTTTTACATTAAACTCCCATGAACCCCTTGCCCAGGAAATCTCTGATATTTTAGATGTTCCTCTAGGGGAAAGTTCTGTAGTCCGATTCAGTGATGGTGAAATACAAATCAATATTGAGGAAAGTGTGAGAGGTGATGACATTTACGTTGTTCAATCGACTTCCCAGCCTGTGAATGAACACGTGATGGAGTTGTTGATCATGGTGGATGCACTGAAAAGAGCATCTCCTAAAACCATCAATGTCGTCATTCCATATTATGGATACGCACGTCAAGATCGTAAAGCTCGTTCGCGAGAGCCAATCACTGCCAAATTGATCGCTAACTTACTTGAAAAGGCGGGGGCTGCCAGGGTGATCACTTTGGATTTACATGCACCGCAAATACAGGGCTTCTTTGACATTCCTGTCGATCAGTTGATGGGGATTCCTATTCTAGGTCAACATTATAAAGAGAAAAACATGGAAAACCTGGTCGTCGTAGCCCCTGATACCAGTGGTCTTACCCGTGTAAGGAAAATGGCCAACATTTTAAATGTTCCGATCGCGTTTATCGACAAACGCAGACCTGAACCGAATGTGCCTGAGGTTAAAAATGTAGTAGGGTCAGTTAAAGGTAAAAACGTCATAATCGTTGATGACATGATCGATACAGCAGAAACCGTAACCCAGGCAGCTGATATCCTTAAGGAAAACGGTGTGAATGATATCTATGCTTGCGGCACGCATGCAGTTTTATCCGACCCTGCTATCAACAAAATCGATCGTTCTCCTATTAAAGAGTTAGTGATAACAAACTCAATTTTCCAACCTGAAAATAAACAGCTGGATAAAATTACAACGCTTTCAGTTGCGCCTCTGCTGGCGGATGCTTTAGTTAGAGTTCAAAATGAGCATTCCGTAAGTGAATTGTTTGATTAA
- a CDS encoding AraC family transcriptional regulator, protein MNWVQTMQQAVDYMENHLLDEITIDEIAASGCTSPFHFQRIFSLLTDTTVAEYLRRRRLTLAASELNTTKCKIIDLACKYGYETPESFSRAFRNQHGISPREARNNQGKVTAYNRLVIQVNLKGAEPMQYEIIEREAFETVGIKKELSCVNGENLTAIPQMWKEVNTDGTDQVLIEQNNGQVNGILGICIDKSHLKPNYIDYWIAVAHEGKYPVQLEKLEIPAAKWAVFAVNGAMPDAIQKVWKEIYSEWFPSSGYENAGGPELEVYKEGDPESDDYYCEIWIPVK, encoded by the coding sequence ATGAATTGGGTACAGACGATGCAGCAAGCGGTCGATTATATGGAAAATCATTTATTAGATGAGATTACTATTGATGAAATTGCTGCTTCAGGTTGTACTTCTCCTTTTCATTTCCAAAGGATATTCAGCCTTCTTACTGATACGACAGTTGCAGAATATCTCAGAAGAAGAAGACTGACACTTGCCGCCTCGGAGCTGAATACGACGAAATGTAAAATCATCGATCTTGCGTGCAAGTATGGATACGAGACTCCCGAGTCTTTTTCACGAGCGTTCAGGAACCAGCACGGAATTTCACCACGAGAAGCAAGAAACAACCAGGGAAAAGTGACAGCTTATAACAGACTGGTCATTCAGGTGAACTTGAAAGGAGCGGAACCGATGCAATATGAAATTATCGAGAGAGAAGCATTTGAAACGGTCGGAATAAAGAAAGAACTTTCATGTGTAAATGGAGAAAATTTAACAGCCATCCCTCAAATGTGGAAAGAAGTGAATACTGATGGTACAGATCAGGTTCTGATTGAACAAAACAATGGGCAGGTAAATGGCATCTTAGGTATTTGTATCGATAAAAGTCATCTTAAGCCCAATTACATTGATTATTGGATTGCAGTCGCCCACGAAGGAAAGTACCCGGTACAGCTGGAAAAATTAGAAATCCCTGCAGCAAAATGGGCGGTTTTTGCTGTCAATGGGGCAATGCCCGATGCCATTCAAAAGGTTTGGAAAGAAATCTATTCGGAATGGTTTCCATCCAGTGGCTATGAAAATGCAGGAGGGCCAGAGTTGGAAGTCTATAAGGAGGGTGATCCCGAAAGTGACGACTATTATTGTGAAATCTGGATCCCCGTTAAGTAA
- a CDS encoding NUDIX hydrolase yields the protein MYQQTLCFIKRNNEILMLNRNSSPLKGLWNGIGGKVERDETPIQCVQREVKEETTLDIPAGQFQYKGIIYWKVDDLYEGGLHAFLVDFPEGISFPTPRRAEEGILEWKRIEWLFEKDNLGVGEMIPYYLPELLWQEEPLVHKCYIRNKVLFNYTYSLLKGVEE from the coding sequence ATGTACCAACAGACATTATGTTTTATAAAAAGAAATAATGAAATACTCATGCTGAATAGGAATTCCTCCCCTTTAAAAGGTCTTTGGAACGGAATAGGGGGTAAAGTGGAAAGGGATGAAACTCCGATACAATGTGTTCAGCGAGAAGTGAAAGAAGAAACAACTCTTGATATTCCAGCAGGGCAATTTCAGTATAAAGGAATAATATATTGGAAGGTCGATGATCTGTACGAAGGGGGATTACATGCATTTTTAGTTGATTTTCCAGAAGGCATTTCGTTTCCTACACCGAGGAGGGCAGAAGAAGGTATTCTAGAGTGGAAGAGAATTGAATGGTTGTTCGAAAAGGATAACCTGGGGGTAGGAGAGATGATTCCTTATTATTTGCCTGAACTATTATGGCAGGAAGAGCCATTAGTACATAAATGTTATATCCGTAACAAGGTACTTTTCAATTATACCTATTCCCTATTGAAAGGAGTGGAAGAATGA
- a CDS encoding NUDIX hydrolase — protein MNRWCGASGVCFNDRNELLMVLQGKPKEEKKWTIPSGGMEGFESFEECCKREVSEETGYIVEVIEKIKVKEGTYVEAGIEYEVHYFSVRAIGGEMRIQDPDELIHEIKWVSKDELEELNLSFPEDLDFLALLMRDRLSDSKVLQKE, from the coding sequence ATGAACAGGTGGTGTGGTGCTTCCGGTGTTTGTTTCAATGACCGAAATGAACTGTTGATGGTCCTTCAAGGGAAACCAAAAGAAGAAAAAAAGTGGACAATTCCTTCTGGTGGAATGGAGGGATTTGAATCCTTTGAAGAATGTTGTAAGCGTGAAGTTTCAGAAGAGACAGGGTATATCGTCGAAGTCATTGAGAAAATAAAAGTGAAAGAAGGTACATATGTAGAAGCAGGTATCGAATACGAGGTTCACTATTTTTCTGTGCGTGCAATAGGAGGGGAGATGAGAATCCAGGACCCTGATGAACTGATTCATGAAATTAAATGGGTTTCAAAAGATGAGTTAGAAGAGTTGAATTTATCTTTCCCTGAGGATCTGGATTTTTTGGCTTTACTGATGAGGGACAGGTTATCTGATTCGAAGGTTTTACAGAAGGAATAG
- the tyrS gene encoding tyrosine--tRNA ligase, whose product MVDWNQLSKQEQTEVERQYKVLSYGVDTILPQDEFKKKLATSIKEKRPLKVKLGLDPTAPDVHIGHTVVLNKLKQFQEFGHTIQLIIGNFTGKIGDPTGKDAARKALTDEEVKHNAQTYFEQFGKIIDMDAVELHYNAEWLSKIDFAEVLRLASHVTVARMLERNDFHNRYTDNKPIYLHEFFYPVMQGYDSYALESDIELGGTDQEFNVLFGRQIQEQFGKEKQVVLLLPLIEGLDGVEKMSKSKGNYIGIDESPGDIFGKTMSIPDELIVKYFRLASNLKIEEVAKIQADLEEGGLHPKDAKMRLAYSFVEMLYDQETADLSKENFLNVFQKNKMPGELPEVWWEKQKEVLVIDLVKDLGLLPSKGEVRRMIKNGGIRIDQEKIDDPSLIVSVVDGLVIQVGKRKFVKLRIQ is encoded by the coding sequence ATGGTGGATTGGAATCAATTGAGCAAACAAGAGCAGACAGAAGTGGAACGTCAGTACAAAGTGTTATCATATGGAGTCGATACAATTCTTCCACAAGATGAATTCAAGAAAAAGCTTGCCACATCCATAAAGGAAAAACGCCCGTTGAAAGTGAAGCTTGGTCTTGACCCGACAGCACCGGATGTCCATATAGGTCATACGGTTGTTTTGAATAAATTAAAACAGTTCCAGGAGTTTGGGCACACCATCCAATTGATCATTGGAAACTTTACAGGAAAGATCGGGGATCCGACTGGAAAAGATGCAGCTAGAAAAGCATTGACAGATGAAGAAGTGAAGCATAATGCCCAAACCTACTTCGAGCAGTTCGGAAAAATCATCGACATGGATGCGGTTGAACTTCATTATAATGCTGAATGGCTCTCAAAAATCGATTTTGCAGAAGTCCTCCGACTTGCAAGTCATGTAACAGTTGCACGCATGCTTGAAAGGAATGATTTTCACAATCGATACACAGATAACAAACCAATCTACTTGCATGAGTTTTTTTACCCTGTCATGCAGGGATACGATTCTTACGCACTTGAGTCAGATATCGAGCTTGGGGGAACAGATCAAGAATTCAATGTGTTATTCGGCCGCCAAATACAAGAACAATTCGGGAAAGAGAAGCAGGTCGTGCTGCTTCTTCCATTGATTGAGGGGCTTGATGGAGTAGAGAAAATGTCCAAATCCAAAGGGAACTATATCGGTATTGATGAAAGTCCTGGTGATATCTTTGGAAAAACGATGTCTATCCCTGATGAGCTTATCGTCAAATATTTCCGTCTTGCCTCTAACTTGAAAATCGAAGAAGTGGCAAAGATTCAAGCAGACTTAGAAGAAGGGGGACTTCATCCGAAAGATGCCAAGATGCGTCTTGCTTATTCTTTTGTGGAGATGCTATACGACCAAGAGACAGCGGATTTAAGCAAGGAGAACTTTTTGAATGTTTTCCAGAAAAATAAGATGCCTGGTGAACTTCCTGAAGTATGGTGGGAGAAGCAAAAAGAAGTGCTAGTCATAGATTTGGTAAAAGATCTTGGCTTACTGCCATCCAAAGGTGAGGTCAGGAGGATGATCAAAAACGGAGGTATTCGTATCGATCAAGAGAAGATCGATGATCCTTCCCTTATAGTTTCGGTCGTGGATGGACTGGTCATTCAAGTAGGAAAAAGAAAGTTTGTGAAGCTGAGAATTCAATGA
- a CDS encoding VOC family protein, giving the protein MEGPILNQVGAIFIPVSNIEKARDWYEELLGVSVKGEIQFGHLYALPMEGTGVVLDSKIYSDEKVFQTPAFHFNTEDIREAHQFMKEKGVELVSEIQHNHFFNFKDPDGNLLMICQC; this is encoded by the coding sequence ATGGAAGGTCCAATTTTGAATCAAGTCGGCGCTATTTTCATCCCAGTAAGCAATATTGAAAAAGCGCGGGATTGGTATGAGGAATTGCTCGGGGTATCGGTTAAAGGCGAAATCCAGTTCGGACATTTGTACGCTCTGCCTATGGAAGGGACGGGCGTTGTATTGGACAGCAAAATATATTCGGATGAAAAGGTTTTTCAAACACCAGCTTTTCATTTCAATACAGAAGACATTAGGGAAGCTCATCAATTTATGAAAGAAAAAGGGGTGGAACTGGTGTCAGAAATTCAACACAATCACTTTTTCAATTTCAAGGACCCTGATGGAAATCTGTTGATGATTTGTCAGTGTTAA
- a CDS encoding ABC-F family ATP-binding cassette domain-containing protein — MSLLTVKNLSHGFGDRAIFDDVSFRLLKGEHIGLIGANGEGKSTFMNIITGKLEPDAGSLTWSKRVRIGYLDQHADLKQGMTIRDVLRTAFQYLFDMEQEMNDLFAAMGSVEPDELERLLEETGVLQDALTNNDFYTIDAKVEEVANGLGLDEIGLDRDVHDLSGGQRTKVLLAKLLLEKPDILLLDEPTNYLDVEHIEWLRAYLLDYENAFILISHDIPFLNSVVNLIYHMENQELTRYPGDYDEFLRVYDMKKQQLEAAYKKQQKEIANLKDFVARNKANAATSKMAMSRQKKLDKMDVIELDAEKPKPQFNFKQARTPGKYLFETKDLVIGYDEPLSRPLNLSMERGQKIALSGANGIGKTTLLKSILGEIQPVSGSVELGDHLHIGYFEQELKEISNHTCIEEVWEEFRHFTQYEVRAALARCGLTRKHIESKVQVLSGGEKAKVRLCKLINRETNLLVLDEPTNHLDVDAKAELKRALKEYKGSVLLISHEPEFYEGIVTDVWNCEDWTTKVF, encoded by the coding sequence ATGAGCTTACTTACAGTAAAGAACTTGAGCCACGGTTTCGGAGATCGCGCGATTTTCGATGACGTGTCTTTTCGTTTGTTAAAGGGTGAACACATCGGACTTATCGGAGCTAATGGCGAGGGTAAGTCGACGTTCATGAATATCATCACAGGAAAATTGGAGCCCGATGCCGGCAGTCTCACTTGGTCTAAACGTGTCCGGATCGGATATTTGGATCAACATGCAGATTTGAAACAAGGCATGACGATCCGCGATGTTTTACGTACCGCTTTTCAATATTTGTTTGATATGGAGCAGGAAATGAACGATCTTTTTGCTGCAATGGGAAGCGTTGAGCCAGATGAGTTGGAAAGATTGCTTGAAGAAACAGGAGTTCTGCAGGATGCTCTTACAAACAATGACTTCTATACCATAGATGCAAAAGTCGAAGAAGTCGCAAATGGCCTGGGACTGGATGAAATCGGTCTCGATCGCGACGTCCATGATTTAAGCGGCGGGCAGCGTACAAAAGTACTGCTTGCTAAACTGCTCTTAGAAAAGCCGGATATTCTGCTTTTGGATGAGCCGACTAACTATCTTGACGTAGAGCATATTGAATGGTTGAGAGCCTACCTTCTTGATTATGAAAATGCTTTTATTCTCATCTCCCACGACATACCGTTCCTGAATAGTGTCGTCAATTTGATTTATCATATGGAAAATCAGGAACTGACTCGTTACCCTGGTGATTATGACGAGTTCCTGCGCGTTTATGATATGAAGAAACAACAACTGGAAGCCGCTTATAAAAAACAGCAAAAAGAAATCGCTAATTTGAAAGATTTTGTTGCCCGTAACAAAGCGAACGCAGCAACAAGCAAAATGGCGATGAGCCGTCAGAAAAAACTCGACAAAATGGATGTCATCGAGCTTGATGCTGAAAAACCTAAACCTCAATTCAACTTCAAACAGGCGCGTACCCCAGGGAAGTATTTGTTTGAGACGAAGGACTTAGTCATCGGTTATGACGAACCATTATCCAGACCCCTCAATTTGTCGATGGAACGGGGACAGAAGATTGCTTTATCAGGTGCCAATGGAATCGGAAAAACGACATTACTGAAGAGTATCCTTGGTGAAATCCAGCCTGTTTCAGGTTCCGTCGAACTAGGTGATCACCTTCATATCGGTTATTTCGAGCAGGAATTGAAAGAAATCAGCAATCACACCTGTATTGAGGAAGTGTGGGAAGAGTTCCGGCATTTCACTCAGTATGAAGTGCGTGCAGCTCTTGCTCGCTGTGGTTTGACCCGTAAACACATCGAGAGTAAAGTACAAGTGCTGAGCGGTGGAGAAAAAGCAAAGGTACGCCTATGTAAGCTGATCAACAGGGAAACCAACTTACTCGTATTGGATGAACCGACAAACCACTTGGATGTTGATGCAAAAGCAGAGCTGAAACGCGCATTGAAAGAATATAAAGGCAGCGTCCTCCTCATTTCCCACGAACCTGAGTTCTACGAAGGGATTGTTACGGATGTTTGGAACTGTGAGGACTGGACAACGAAAGTATTTTAA
- a CDS encoding NAD(P)/FAD-dependent oxidoreductase translates to MTIDCIIIGGGIAGIQASIQLARYHREVLVIDAGEGRSSLCRQYNNILGFPEGVSGEELRKKGFQHAEKFGVNRITQTVMRVHKSRDVFVVETDHGQIYKSLTLLVATGVKDHLPDIPGIKPCLGLSLYICPDCDGYEITNKKTFVLGSGDAGAHMAITLLYWSEDLTFINHGRGEISLEMQGQLQENHISVQQIDVQEVLHNDGVFQGIKTDSGQVLQAEKGFLAFGGNHVRSELADSLGAETNDKNHLLTDSRSKMTNIDGLWAAGDAAVHSELVTAAMGEGAQAAIWIHKWLMRKVQK, encoded by the coding sequence ATGACCATAGACTGTATCATTATCGGAGGCGGAATAGCTGGAATACAAGCCAGCATCCAGTTAGCGCGTTACCATCGGGAAGTTTTGGTGATCGATGCAGGAGAAGGCAGATCCTCGTTATGTCGCCAGTATAACAATATACTCGGTTTTCCTGAGGGAGTAAGTGGTGAAGAATTGCGTAAGAAAGGTTTCCAGCATGCAGAGAAGTTCGGTGTGAACAGAATTACTCAAACAGTAATGCGGGTCCATAAAAGTAGAGATGTGTTCGTCGTAGAAACGGATCACGGGCAAATATATAAAAGCCTGACTCTCCTGGTAGCTACTGGGGTGAAGGATCATCTCCCTGATATTCCTGGTATTAAACCGTGTCTCGGCCTCTCGCTGTATATTTGTCCTGATTGCGATGGATACGAAATTACTAATAAAAAAACCTTCGTGCTCGGCTCAGGGGATGCAGGTGCTCATATGGCGATCACCTTACTTTATTGGAGTGAAGATTTGACTTTTATCAATCATGGCAGAGGGGAAATATCACTTGAAATGCAAGGACAATTGCAGGAAAACCACATATCTGTGCAACAAATTGACGTCCAAGAAGTGCTTCATAATGATGGGGTTTTTCAAGGCATCAAAACAGATAGTGGTCAGGTCCTCCAGGCTGAAAAAGGGTTCTTGGCCTTTGGCGGGAATCACGTACGGTCAGAGCTGGCTGATTCCTTAGGGGCCGAAACAAATGATAAAAACCATTTATTGACCGATTCTCGGAGCAAGATGACCAATATTGATGGGTTGTGGGCGGCCGGGGATGCCGCAGTGCATTCTGAACTGGTAACCGCTGCCATGGGAGAGGGAGCACAAGCGGCGATTTGGATTCATAAGTGGCTGATGAGAAAAGTACAAAAGTGA
- a CDS encoding potassium/proton antiporter, with product MFSDAFGTDSFLLLTALLLFSGVFVAKFSSRWGIPALILFILVGMLFGSDGLGIVYFSDAGTAQTIGIFALVIILFEGGLHTKWDTVRAVAVPSLSLATFGVLLTSLMVGLASYLLFDFTLLESLLFGAIVGSTDAAAVFAALKERNIKAKMGATLEAESGTNDPMAVFLTLSLIELITTEGTSVWFLIPTFFLQMGLGIIIGIILGKIASFSINRIKLDSSALYPLLSVAFALATYGVTAFVGGSGFLGVYVAALVIGNSELTYRYSIFQFNEGFAWMAQILMFVILGLLVFPGELFSAPIMLNGLLLSIVLIVIARPIAVFLSLIKMNYSVKEKLFISWAGLRGAVPIVLATFPIVEGLENSQALFNLVFFVVLTSALVQGSTISLVAKKMKLVGPKKDVPHHSIELISMGNAKAEMIQYQTNQESAVVGQKLRDVSFPNRANISAIIRDNEVITPYGETEIHAGDFLYILVEDKHKEDLKKTLEKRVKRSKAKNKEKGAYF from the coding sequence ATGTTTTCTGACGCTTTTGGTACAGATTCATTCTTATTACTTACAGCTTTGTTATTATTCAGTGGCGTTTTTGTAGCCAAATTCTCAAGTCGCTGGGGCATCCCGGCGTTGATTCTATTTATTTTGGTTGGAATGCTTTTTGGTAGTGACGGGTTAGGGATCGTTTATTTCAGTGATGCCGGAACAGCTCAAACGATCGGGATATTCGCCCTTGTCATCATCTTATTTGAAGGTGGTTTACATACCAAATGGGATACCGTGCGTGCAGTAGCTGTCCCTTCCCTTTCATTAGCTACCTTTGGCGTTTTACTCACATCCCTGATGGTAGGTTTAGCTTCCTACCTTTTATTTGATTTCACCCTTTTAGAAAGTCTTCTCTTTGGTGCAATCGTAGGTTCTACAGATGCAGCAGCAGTTTTTGCTGCATTGAAAGAGAGGAACATCAAAGCAAAAATGGGAGCGACTTTAGAGGCAGAGTCCGGAACCAATGATCCAATGGCTGTCTTTTTGACATTATCATTGATCGAACTGATCACTACAGAGGGTACTTCTGTCTGGTTTCTCATCCCCACTTTTTTCCTGCAAATGGGATTGGGAATCATAATAGGAATTATTTTAGGTAAAATCGCTTCCTTCTCAATTAACCGCATCAAGTTGGATTCAAGTGCTCTTTATCCTCTCTTATCTGTGGCCTTTGCTCTTGCAACCTATGGAGTCACGGCTTTTGTAGGAGGTAGTGGTTTCCTTGGTGTGTATGTCGCCGCCCTTGTGATTGGAAATAGTGAATTGACTTATCGCTATTCCATTTTCCAATTTAATGAAGGTTTTGCCTGGATGGCGCAAATCCTCATGTTCGTCATTCTAGGTTTACTTGTTTTCCCTGGGGAGTTATTTTCCGCTCCTATCATGCTCAATGGTTTGCTCTTATCGATTGTTCTCATCGTTATTGCAAGGCCGATAGCCGTTTTCCTGTCGTTGATCAAAATGAATTACTCTGTGAAAGAAAAGTTATTCATATCCTGGGCTGGACTCCGGGGGGCTGTGCCGATCGTGTTAGCAACGTTTCCCATCGTTGAAGGTTTGGAAAACAGTCAGGCATTGTTCAACCTTGTATTCTTTGTCGTGCTGACATCCGCTTTAGTACAAGGTTCTACAATATCCTTAGTAGCTAAGAAAATGAAACTTGTGGGTCCGAAAAAAGACGTCCCGCACCATTCGATTGAATTGATATCAATGGGAAATGCCAAGGCAGAAATGATTCAGTATCAAACCAACCAGGAATCAGCTGTCGTCGGGCAAAAATTACGTGATGTAAGCTTCCCGAACCGAGCTAACATCAGCGCTATCATCCGGGATAATGAAGTCATCACTCCGTATGGTGAAACTGAAATCCATGCAGGAGACTTCTTGTACATTCTTGTAGAAGATAAACATAAAGAAGATTTGAAAAAGACATTAGAAAAACGTGTAAAACGCAGTAAAGCAAAAAATAAGGAAAAAGGCGCTTATTTCTAA
- a CDS encoding DMT family transporter, protein MKGALFSLLGGLCITMQGIFNARMSDEIGGWHTTSIVHLVAFSISFLIYMKVRDKKGKSFKTVPFLYLIGGTFGVVVVFSELTAIHMIGPASAIAVLLVAQIGTAFVIESKGLFGEKKVPVTFQQGLGITMMLLGVILFQL, encoded by the coding sequence ATGAAAGGTGCTTTATTTTCACTGCTTGGAGGACTGTGTATCACGATGCAGGGAATCTTCAATGCCAGAATGAGTGATGAAATCGGAGGCTGGCATACGACATCAATCGTCCACTTGGTCGCTTTTTCGATCTCATTTCTTATTTATATGAAAGTCAGAGACAAGAAAGGGAAAAGCTTTAAAACAGTACCTTTTCTTTATTTAATCGGGGGCACATTCGGAGTAGTCGTTGTATTCTCTGAATTGACAGCCATTCACATGATCGGGCCTGCCTCGGCAATAGCAGTATTACTGGTTGCTCAAATCGGAACGGCTTTCGTAATTGAATCCAAAGGATTATTCGGCGAAAAGAAAGTACCGGTGACTTTTCAGCAAGGACTTGGTATTACAATGATGCTTCTTGGAGTCATTCTTTTCCAATTGTAA
- a CDS encoding Crp/Fnr family transcriptional regulator translates to MKEIRQYLQEYELEYLFPPKFKDRLKMYRFSKGETICTIGDQLDEMFFLVEGKIKIYTTSPEGKSLINRFKRPLAVIGDVEYVKGSAVLNSVEAVADGVMLAISFEELQEIEKIHPPYIRFLLETVAQKFYAESHITSMHMLYPVEVRLASYLLSISSDGKGTVFHEEMRTENLTELAEWIGTSYRHLNRVLKKMAADGIIVRANGSIKIKHLGDLRVLANGNIYE, encoded by the coding sequence ATGAAAGAAATACGGCAATACTTGCAAGAATATGAACTGGAATATCTATTTCCGCCCAAATTCAAAGACCGGTTGAAGATGTATCGGTTTAGCAAAGGGGAGACTATTTGTACAATCGGGGATCAACTGGATGAGATGTTCTTTCTTGTTGAAGGTAAAATTAAAATTTATACGACATCTCCTGAAGGGAAGTCATTGATCAATCGCTTCAAACGTCCCCTCGCAGTAATCGGTGATGTCGAGTATGTGAAAGGGAGTGCCGTGCTCAACTCTGTTGAAGCCGTCGCGGATGGGGTGATGCTTGCAATTTCTTTTGAAGAATTGCAAGAGATTGAAAAAATACATCCCCCGTACATCCGTTTTTTGCTTGAAACAGTAGCTCAGAAGTTTTATGCCGAATCCCATATCACGAGCATGCATATGCTTTATCCAGTGGAAGTCCGTTTAGCAAGCTATCTTCTCTCGATCTCCTCTGACGGGAAAGGGACCGTTTTTCATGAAGAGATGCGGACAGAGAATTTAACAGAACTTGCCGAATGGATCGGAACAAGCTATCGGCATTTGAATCGAGTACTGAAGAAAATGGCTGCAGATGGAATCATAGTCAGAGCGAATGGTTCAATAAAAATCAAACATTTAGGAGATTTGCGTGTATTGGCTAATGGAAACATTTATGAATGA
- a CDS encoding DMT family transporter, whose product MTGALFSIVAGILISLQNVFNARVSEKTGAWATTTLVLGLGLICSLPIFYSVEQTSLFQFGDVNKIFLFSGVFGVGIVFCLMRGVTLIGPAYAISIALISQIVIAFVINTIGLFGFESAPLSLSKLLGIALLIAGVLVYKLEKYPSEEKKNELAKEA is encoded by the coding sequence ATGACCGGTGCTTTATTTTCTATCGTGGCAGGGATTTTAATCAGTCTGCAAAACGTTTTTAACGCGAGGGTAAGTGAAAAGACAGGCGCATGGGCGACGACAACTCTTGTGCTGGGTCTCGGACTGATTTGTTCTTTGCCCATTTTTTATTCAGTTGAACAAACAAGCTTGTTTCAGTTCGGAGATGTAAACAAGATCTTTTTATTCAGCGGGGTGTTCGGTGTCGGCATCGTATTCTGCTTAATGCGGGGAGTAACTTTGATAGGCCCGGCTTATGCCATATCCATTGCTCTCATTTCTCAAATAGTGATCGCCTTCGTTATTAATACAATCGGGTTGTTCGGCTTTGAGTCTGCTCCTCTTTCTCTGAGCAAACTCCTCGGGATTGCCCTCTTGATTGCCGGGGTACTCGTGTATAAATTAGAAAAATACCCGTCCGAAGAAAAGAAGAATGAACTTGCCAAAGAAGCGTGA